In Candidatus Manganitrophus morganii, the genomic window ATGACGGAAAGACCCGCCTGATTTTGGAGAGAGATGAATTGGAGGAAGGGATCGGTTATTCGACCACCTACCTCGATGATGATCTTTTTCATCAGGCAAGTCACGATCGGGTAAAGAAAGAGACCGATGGAAAATCATCCTATGGACGCAAATGAGTCACCCTTTTTCTTGATTGGAAGGGGTTTCCCCACGTTTTCCACAGAATATGTGTATAAACTGTGGATAAAATTGTTCCGAACGTCATATTTAACGCGTCTTTCCGGCTTGAAAAGAAGATTGCTCAAAAATTAGGCATTAACTTTCATTTATATTTCAATGCCTTATGTCTATTTTGGGGGCCACTTCGGGTTTCTTCGTAAAAGTCGCCAAATGAGGCCTTTAGATAGAGCACTATATGTTGAAAAGCGGGGGAAAAGAACACCATATATGGTTTTGGAGGAATTCAGAAGAGATCCATCCGCTTCAAAAAAATGGATCGAGAAAATGAACCGAAGGGTTTCTTGCCTTGTTGAAGGCAAAGGTTGTGAAATCCATTTAGATATGGTATAAGGTCAAAGTTATGGAGAAGCGTCGGCATTCACGCATTCCTTTTTTCGGCAAAGCAAAGATCTCCACGGCCGTACGACCGGTCGAGGTCATGATCAGCAACATTAGCCTCGGCGGTCTCCTCTTTCATTCCAAAAAAGACTTTGAACTCGGCAAGGAGATGGTCATTCAGATCAAAGGAACCCATCGAGGAAAAGAGTTCGAGGAAAAGGTGACCGGGAGAATCGTGGCGGTTCACCGAGGCAGCGCCGGCAATTCCTTTGGGCTTCAATTCGGCGCTTATCTTGACGAGTCGCGTCAGCCGTTCCTCCTTGCTTCCGTGACGGGGAGCCGAAAAAAAGGAATCACCTCCTTTTTAAGGGATAACTGATCCTCCATCCCAGAGACTGCCCGATCATCCTGCGGATCGGTCTCGCACGGCTCTCCTCTTGTTGTCGTCAGGGACGATAAGAGACCTCCTCATAGGAATCGAACCATGTATCAAAAGTGGTTTTCTCTCCTCCTCCTCTTTTTGTTTTTCGGCTGTGCTCCGATGGCGGCCCGTGTCGCCCTTCCTCAATCGACTGTTCCCTACGACCGCGCCTGGCAGGTCGCCCTCAATACCAGCCTGAACTATTACGAACGGATCGCCGTCGAGGATAAAGAGGGGGGATTTTTTCAGACCGCCTGGAATATCGAAAAGAGCGGTTTGAACATCGGAATCCCGGTGAGACGCAACCGTTTAATCGGCCATGTCGCCAGCAAATCTCCTTTTCGCCTCCATCTCACCCTGGAGGTGGAAGCCTTCTCGATGGAGTTGGGGCGATGGGTAAAAGAGACGAATGACCCGCTCCTGGCCCAGATTTCCCAAGACATGAGCTCCAAGCTTCAGTTCTGACGTGCCCGCTCGACCCCACCCGAGGGTCCGATCATGCTCTCAAAGATCTTCAGTGCCGTCCTGTATGGAATCGAGGCCCAGCCGATCGACGTGGAGGTCGATCTATCTCAGGGCCTTCCGCTGCTGAATATCGTCGGCCTTCCCGACCTTGCGGTCAAAGAGAGCAAAGACCGCGTCCGCTCCGCCATCAAGAACACCGGCTTCCACTTTCCCATCAAGAAAATCACGATCAACTTGGCCCCGGCCGATCTTAAGAAAGAAGGCGCCGCCTTCGATCTGCCGATGGCGCTCGGCATTCTCGCCGCCGACGGGGTGCTGAAAGAAGACCGGCTCGGCCATTACCTGATCGTCGGAGAGTTGTCGCTCGACGGCCGGATCAAGGAGATCAAGGGGACATTGGCGATGGCGATCTTGGCGAAGCGGGCCGGAAAGCGCGGCCTGGTCGTGCCCGCGAAAAACGGTCCCGAAGCGGCGGTCGTCTCTGGAATCGAAGTCCTCGGGGTCGAGACGCTTCCGCAGGTGGTCGAATTCCTCAACGGCCAGCTTCCCCTCTCGCCGGTCGAGACCCCCCTCTCCCCCCTCTTTGCCGAGCAGGCGCTTTATGCAGAGGATTTTTCAGAGGTCCGCGGCCAGGCGCACGCGAAGCGGGCGTTGGAGATCGCGGCCGCCGGCGGCCACAACATTTTGATGGTCGGTCCCCCCGGCTCCGGAAAAACGATGCTCGCGAAGCGTTTCCCGACGATCCTTCCGAACATGAGCTTCGAGGAGTCGCTGGAGACGACGCTGGTTCACAGCATCTTCGGTCTTCTCACCGAGAAGCCGTTGATCGTCGCCCGCCCCTTCCGCTCCCCGCACCATACCGTCTCCGACGCCGGCTTGATCGGCGGCGGGCAACTCCCGCGGCCCGGCGAGGTGAGCCTGGCCCACAACGGGGTTCTTTTTTTGGATGAGCTGCCGGAGTTTAAGCGCAACGTCTTGGAGGTATTACGGCAGCCCTTGGAGGAAGGAAGGGTCACAATCGCGCGCGCGAGCGCATCGTTGACTTATCCGTCACAGTTCATGTTGGTGGCGGCAATGAATCCCTGCCCCTGCGGTTACCTGACCGATCCCACCCGAAGCTGCTCCTGCACGCCGGTCGCGATCCAGCGCTACCGCGCCAAGGTCTCCGGCCCCTTGCTCGACCGGATCGACCTGCATATCGAAGTCCCCGCCGTTCCGTTCCGCGATCTGACGACCGAGACCCAAGATGAAAGCTCCGAGATCATCCGCAAGCGGGTCCTCGCCGCGCGCGAGGTCCAGCGGGCGCGCTATGAGAAGGATGGAATCCGCTGCAATGCGCAGTTGCGGCCGAGACAGATCAAGAAATACTGTCCGATCGACGAGCCTTCCCGGCGCTTGGTGGAGATGGCGATGGAGCGGCTGGGTCTCTCCGCCCGCGCGTACAATCGCATTTTAAAAGTGGCCCGCTCGATCGCCGACCTGGAGCAGCGCGAGCGGATCTCGGCGACCGACATCGCCGAGGCGGTGCAATACCGGAGCTTGGATCGGAAGACGTTCGGGGGGTAAGAAAAGGTTGCATTTAATGTTCGTGGGAGGGGAGCATTACCCTTCGTCGAACATCAAACCCTTTACCGGATTGTCGATCTGATAGAGGTAACGCCGCGTTTGATCTTGGCAAACCGATTTCAGCTCCTCGTCTCTCATCGTTTGGCAGGCGACCTTCAACGCCTCCGCCCGCTCATGGCCCTTCTTTCGAAGGAAGAGGCCGCTGACGCAAAGTTTTCGATCGGTTGCATTTCCGTACTGACAGGTAAAATTGACCTCTTTGGGATGCGCAGCGATGTAAGAATGGCCATAGGCGCCCGCCGCGTAAAAGCAACTCAGGCGGGACTTCCCCTTTAATCCGGCGCATTGGAGGGCGACGGCATCGATTTGGCGAAGCGCGGTCGGGCGTCCCAAAAAGAAATGAAGACAGGAGCTCGGCCACTGCGTGTTATTGAGGCAAAAATCCATCTCCGCTTCCCATTTTTCTCCCGTGGCATTCTGTGCCAACTTCTTCTGAATCTCCTCGCGCAGTTCCATGAAAAGACCCGACTGGCAATAATACTGCATGGCGGCCTCCTCGAAAAGGGTGCAGTACTCTTTTGCCGTCGGGACGTTCTGGGCGATGTTGGCGAAGGCATGTCCCACCGCATGGGCGCAATTCCCGCGATAAAAGTCCTCCATGACGGTGGAGTCCTCTTTACAGAGCTGGTGGACATCTTGTTTCAGCCGCTCGGTCTCCGGGGTGAGCCCCCCCTCGTTCAGAGAAAAATCGGCCTGCTCGATCTGATAGTCTGAGAAGTGGGCCTTCAGGACCCCATGAAGACAGGCATAAGTGCAGGCATCCTGACAAAGCTGAAAAGAGGTCTCCAGATTGTTGGTCCGCTCGCGGATAATGCTTCCGAGGGCGTGGAGCTCGCCATGGCAGAAGGGGTTTTGACCTTGAATGTGCTCCACGATCCTTCTGACGCCGAGATCGTCGATGAACTCCAGATAAATCGATCGCTCCGTCCTCGTTTTAATCTGCTCTAACGCGGTGATGAACTCTCTCATCCGAAGGTTTTGTTCCTGCCCCCGAAGTCTTCCCAGCCAGAGAGGATGATTCCGAATGGTTTCTTGATCTCCGAATCGGGATGGAGTCATCTCCCCGTCATCGGCCATTCCATGCGTCATTTCATGGGTTACTTCGTGCTCGATCGCATCCATCGTCGACTCTTCTGCTGAAATCGAGAGGCTCCAGAATGAAGCCAACCCCAACCCGACCAGAGTCGCCAAAACAGTGAACTTCGAAAGTTTCAAAAGCATAGAGATCCTTTATTTTTCAAAGTAATATTACGAAACATGAATGGATCGGAAAAGAGGGAGAAGAGAAACCTTTAACGAGAGAGGGAAAGCCATTCCGCAGGATGTATTATCGTTGAGGACTGATTTCATTCATAAATCATAGCTAAGATAACCCGGTCATTTTGTTTTTGTCAATAAAAAATAGCGCTGCTCTGCTTTCGAGGCATCACGAGAAATGCATTATCCTTCGTCGAACATCAGACCCATTACCGGATTGTCGATCTGGTAGAGGTAACGCCGCGTTTGATCTTGACAGACCGATTTCAGCTCCTCGTCTCTCATCGTTCGGCAGGCGACCTTCAGCGCCGCCGCCCCGCTATGGCCCTTCTTTCGAAGGAAGAGGCCGCTGATGCAGAGTTTGCGATCGGTTGTGTTTCCATACTGACAAGTATAATTGACCTCCTTGGGGGCTGCGGCAACATAGGCGCTGCTAAAGACGCCTACTCCGAAAAAACAGCTCAGGCGAGACCTTCCCTTCAATTCTGCGCATTTGAGGGCGACGGCATCGATTTGGCGAAGCGCGGTCGCATGTCCCAGGAAGAAATGAAGGCAGGCGCTCGGCCACTGGGAGTTGTCAAAGCAAAAAGCCACTGCTGTTTCCCATCTCTCTCCTACGGTATGGGAGGTCAGCTCTTTTCCAATTTCATCTCGCAGGTCCATGAAGAGACCCGACTGGCAATAATACTGCATGGCGGCCTCCTCGAAAAGGGTGCAGTACTCTTTTGCCGTCGGGACGTTCTGGGCGATGTTGGCGAAGGCATGTCCCACCGCATGGGCGCAATTCCCGCGATAAAAGTCCTCCATGACGGTGGAGTCCTCTTTACAGAGCTGGTGGACATCTTGTTTCAGCCGCTCGGTCTCCGGGGTGAGCCCCCCCTCGTTCAGAGAAAAATCGGCCTGCTCGATCTGATAGTCTGAGAAGTGGGCCTTCAGGACCCCATGAAGACAGGCATAAGTGCAGGCATCCTGACAAAGCTGAAAAGAGGTCTCCAGATTGTTGGTCCGCTCGCGGATAATGCTTCCGAGGGCGTGGAGCTCGCCATGGCAGAAGGGGTTTATCCCTTCAATATATTCGACGATTCTTCTGACGCCGAGATCGTCGATGAATTCCTGAAAAAGAGACCGCTCGGTTCTCATCTGAATCTTTTTCAAGGCGGTGATGAATTCTCTCATCCGAATACTTTGTTCCTGTCTGCGAAGCTTTCCCCGCCAGAGCGGATGGTTCCGAATGGTCGCTTGATCCTCAAGTTGAGATGAAGTCGTTTCTTCGTCATCGGCCATTTCCATGATTTTGTCTATCGCCGAATCTTCTGCAGAAACAGAAAGGCCCCAAGGTAAAGTCGACCATAACCCGATCGGAATGGCCAAAAGGAGGAGTGTCGATCGACGCATCGGTATCCTTTCGTTATGCGGTAATGAGCTGTTTGGAGGAAATGGATGGAATCGAAAAGGAGTGAACGGGAAGACAAGCGAATAAGAGCGGAGAGTGTATCCGCAGGGATTCGAGCCGCTTGACCGGTTGTTCCATCCTCAATAATCATTAAGATAGCCCGGCTGCTGAATTCTGTCAAATGAACTTAGGAAATGGGGCTGCTTTCGACCGACTGTCGCTTGAGGGATCGGAAGAGAAGGCCGCGCGGAACGATCACCAGCTCGATCAATCCGGTTTTATCCAATGTTTCTTCGCGAGGATCGACGATGATATTTCCGGACCGCCCGGCTGTCAGCTGCTGAAGCGTCATCCTCCCTTCCATGAGCCGCTCCGCCGTCTGATCGAAGGGAGCGCTCTCCGGAAGGTGGATGGCTTCGCCGGCTCTCTTCACGACCATGGAGAGCGATCTTTTTTCGAGGGCGCTGATCAGGATGCCGTTTTTGGTTTTGCGTTGATAAAGAATCAAATCGCTCAGGTCAGGCTTGACCAGATAGGCCTGATGGAAGGAGACCACCTCCACCGGGGCATTATCGATGCCCGGAATGAATCGAGAATTCCGCACCGCGATCACCTGCCCTTTGCTCGCCCAGATTCCGATTTGGGTTGAGTTCCAAGAAGAGGCGGCGCCGTCGGGCGGGAGGGGAATTTCCCGATCGAGAATCACAAAGTAGATGCGCGCGGGATCGACCGTTTTATAAAGTTCGGAGAGTGGAACGATCATGTGAGATTCTCCTACTCAGAGGCTTGTCCGTGCAGCCTCGATCAAGCTGTTTTGCAAAGAAAGGGCCTTCTTTTCAGAGCAGCGGAACCGAGGCGTCGGTTCAATTCGGAGCGTACGTTTGAGGAGGGGGTTTCTCCTGGTGTGAAAAAACTCCTGCGCGAGGGAGATGTTCCGATCCCCGGAATCCGATTTCGAATATCGGAGATCCGAAAGCGCGTGGAGAGGGTGGATGAAATCCCACCCCCTCCCTTTATATCGCATCATTCCCCTAGTCCTTACGCAGCCGGTCGGCTCCGCCTCTCCTGGTTTCTTTCGGCAAGTCTGTGTCGTGGGTGAGCACCACAAACGCCGTAAAGACCGGAGCGATTAAAAGGAGAAAATATAGGATCTCTTTTGACATTGAAGCACCTCCATGGTTGATCGATTTTGAAGCGTTCTCTTCTTTCATCCCGGAGGGTAACAGAGGAGGAGAGAGTGATCTTGGTCTTTGAATGGTCTTTCTTCGGTTTTTAGTTGGATTCTGGATAGAGATTGATTGATAGCCGTCAAAAAGAGCCGTTCGATCGGCTTCGGGCCTTAGCGGATTTTCTTGACAGAGGACTCCCCTTTGATATACTTCGTTCGCCTCTGTTTATACTTAGCCGGTTTCTCTTGCAGCGTGTAGATTGGAGCGTGAAATGATGCCTTGGTGGGGATGGCTGTTACTCGGCCTCTTCTTTTTGCTGGCGGAGATGATGACGCCGGGCGGATTTTATCTCATTTTCTTCGGCGCCAGCGCCCTGATCGTGGGGACGCTCGCAGCATTCAAACTCACCGGGCCCGAGTGGATGGAATGGCTGCTTTTCTCTCTGTTTTCGATCGTTACATTGTTGTTTTTCCGGCAGCCGCTGCTGAAAAGGTTTCAAACGGCCGATACGGGCAAAGAGATCGACAGTCTGGTCGGGGAGGTTGCCGTTGCTCTCGATCCGATTGCGGTCGATGCAATCGGGAAGGTTGAGCTGAGAGGGGCGGCCTGGAGCGCGCGGAATGTCGGAGAAACCCCGGTGACGAAAGGACAGCGATGCAAGGTCGTTCAGGTGGAAGGTTTGACCTTGTGGGTGCGGAGCGCCTGAAGGGTCTCTAACGGAGGTCGTTCTAGAAACGGAATGAATCTAAGGGAGAGAAACAATGAGTGAAGGGATGATTGTTGTTCTGGTCCTCGCGGCGGTCGTGATCGTCGTCCTGGCAAAGACCGCGGTGGTCGTGCCGCAGCAGAGCGCCTACGTCGTCGAGCGGCTGGGAAAGTTCAGCGGGACACTCGACGCCGGTTTCCACATCCTCCTTCCTTTTCTCGATGTCATTCGATACCGCCATTCCCTCAAAGAGCAAGCGCTCGATATCCCGGAGCAGCTCTGTATCACCCGGGACAACGTCCAGGTCGGCGTGGACGGGGTGCTCTATCTCAAGGTGATGAATCCGGAGCGGGCCTCCTACGGCGTCACCGATTATACCTTTGCCATCATCCAGCTGGCGCAAACAACTCTCCGGAGCGAAGTCGGAAAAATTGAATTGGACCGGACCTTCGAGGAGCGAAGCACAATCAATCTGGCGGTCGTCAGCGAGCTCGACAAGGCGACGGAGCCATGGGGGATCAAGGTGCTCCGTTATGAGATCAAGAACATCACCCCACCCGAAGATGTCCTTGCCGCCATGGAAAAACAGATGCGGGCCGAGCGGGAGAAGCGGGCGGTGATCCTCAACTCCGAGGGGGTCCGCGATTCGGCCATCAATGCGGCCGAAGGGGAGAAGCAGCAGGTGATCAAGGCCTCGGAAGCGAACAAACAGCAGCAGATCAACGAGGCGGAAGGGGAAGCCGCCGCCATCCTCACCGTGGCCGAGGCGACCGCGCAGGGGATTCGCAAGATCGCCGAAGCGATCCAATCCCCCGGCGGCTACCAGGCGGTTCAGCTCCGGGTGGCCGAACAATACATCAACCAATTCGGAAATCTGGCCAAAGAGGGAAATACCCTCGTGGTCCCCGCCACGCTCAGCGACGTGAGCGCCATGATCGCGATGGCGATGAACATCATCCGCCCCGGCGCCAACCCGGAGTCGCCGCCTGCCGTGTCTCAACGATAAACCTTGTTTTATCTGTTTGTCCGCTCGTCCTTGTGAAGGTTCCCCTCGCCATTATCCCAAATTGACAACAGACTAAAACCTGTTAATCTTTTGAGGAATGTGGGCAAAGTGCCGTCGTTCTTTTTCTGCATCGCCCGGTATACCGGTTGAACTTCGGACAGAACAACATCGCCCTCTCCTTGATAGGTCCATCCGGATTGACTCGCCAATGACCGACAAACTTCAAGAAACCATCCTCATCGTCGAAGACGACGAGACCACGGCGGTCCTCGAGCGCAGGTGCTTGGAGCGGGCCGGTTACAGCATCCTTACCGCCGCGACCGCTGAAGAGGGGGAGGAAAGGGTGGTACAGGAAGAGATCGATTTGGTTCTGCTCGATTATACCCTTCCGAAGGGAATGACCGGCCTCGATTTTTATATGAATCTAAAGGTGAAGGGACAAGATCTTCCTGTCATCATGGTGACGGCATTCAGCGATGAGGCGACCATTATCAAAGCGCTGCGGGCGGGCGTTCGTGATTTTGTGACGAAATCAACCGCATATCTCGATTATCTTCCGGAGGCGGTTAAGCGGGTGCTTTCCGACGAGCGAACGAAGAAGGCGCTGGCGCGATCCGAGGGTGAGCTCAAACGTTCGGCCTCCCTGATTTTGTCGACCCTGGAGGCGACGGCAGACGGCGTTTTGGTCGTCGATCAAGACGGGAAGATGATCCGCTTTAATCGGAAATTTGCAACGATGTGGCGGATTCCACAGCAGATCCTCGACACGAAGGACAACACGAAAGCTCTCAAATTCGTCATGACGCAGCTGAAGGACCCGGAGCGATTCCTTACCAAGATCAAAGAGGTCTATGCCAACCCTCTTGCCGAGAGTTTCGATCTGCTGGAGTTCAAGGATGGAAGGGTCTTTGAACAACTTTCGCAACCCCACCTTTTGGACGGGGAACCGGTCGGGCGGGTCTGGAGTTTCCGCGATGTAACCGACTGGAAGCGGGCGGAGGAGCGGCTGATCGAGCTGGCTCATTTCGACCAGCTGACCGGGCTTCCGAACCGGACGCTTTTCCAGGATCGACTACGCCAAGCGCTCCCTCAGGCAAGCCGCAACGGAAAGCTGGTCGCGCTCCTTTTTCTCGACTTGGATCGCTTTAAACTTGTCAACGATTCGCTCGGGCATACCGTCGGCGATCTGTTGCTGAAGGAGGCCGCCGGCCGGTTGACGCATTGCGTCCGGAAAAGCGATACCGTTGCCCGCCTCGGCGGCGATGAGTTTATCGTGATTCTGACCAATATCACCTCCGTTCATGATGCCGCCAAAGTGGCCCAGAAAATCCTCGATGATTTCTCGCGCCCCTTTGGGTTGCAGGGGCCGGAGCTTTTTGTCACACCGAGCATCGGAATCACCCTTTATCCGTTCGACGGCGACGACATTGATCTTTTGTTGAAGAATGCAGACACCGCCATGTACCGCGCCAAACAGATGGGCCGCAATAACTATCAATTCTACTCCGCCGAGATGAACACGGCGACGATCGCGCAGCTGACGCTGGAGAGCAGTCTCCGTTATGCATTGAAGCGGGAAGAGTTCCTCATTCACTATCAGCCCCAGGTCGATCTGAAGACCGGTCGGATTGCCAGCGTGGAGGCGCTTTTGCGTTGGCAACACCCTTCGTTGGGACTGGTGAGCCCACAAGAGTTTATTCCAATTGCGGAGGAGACGGGGCTGATCGTGCCGATCGGGGAGTGGGTGCTGCGCACCGCCTGCGCGCAGGCGGCCGCCTGGCAGAAGGCGAACCTCCCCTTGATGCACATGGTGGTCAACCTCTCGATCCGGCAGTTCAAACAGCCGCAACTCATCGAAACCGTTGAACGGATTCTAGGAGAGACAGGCCTCTCCGCGCGGCATCTTGGTTTGGAATTAACGGAGAGCATGCTGATGGAGAATGAAGAGAGAACGGTTGCCACATTAACCCAATTGAACAAGCTGGGGATTCAGATTTCGATCGATGATTTCGGCACCGGTTACTCCTCCCTTCGTTATCTGAAATGTTTTCCGATTCACATTCTGAAGATCGACCAATCCTTTGTTCGGGAGATTGAAACGAATGCCACCGACGCGGCGATTGTCACCTCCATCATCGCCCTCGCGCGGAACCTCGGCCTGAGGGTGGTCGCAGAGGGGGTTGAGAGCGCGGCGCAGCTAAAATTTTTACGCGCAAACGGGTGTGATGGAATGCAGGGGTATTACTTCAGCAAGCCGCTTTCCTCCGAAGCGCTTGAGAAAAAACTAAGCGCTCCATGGTCGATGCAATTGGATCAGGAGGGATAAGGCGATGTCTTCGGTCGTTTTATTGAAGTGCTGCCTCTTTATGGATCGACACTTCCGTATGGTTTAGGTTCAGGGTATACCCCACCCCGCGGCGGACCGCAATCAGATTCTCGATCTCTTCGGAGAGAATCACCCGCTTCTTCTGGTTTCCCACCGCTTTCCGGATCTGGGCTAAAATTTTTCTCTTGTGATCGGCGAGCTGGCGCTCATACGGCCTGTCATCTTCGTCTTCTTTCTCCGCGCTTCCATAAAGCGCATCGTAGAGGGTGACCTTGTTGACCACCCGGCCCGGCGTTCGGGCGAGGGCCGCCAGGAGCTTGAAGGGATAGGAGGAGAGCTCGACCCGAATTTCCTTGTAAGTGATCAACTGCTGATCCAAATCGATCGACAAAACGGGGGAAGCCTCGGACCGGCGGGGGTATCCCGGCGACGGCTCGCGGGCGTGATCCCTCTGCCGGTGGAAATCCGGAATCTCCTGCTGAATGGGATCGTTCTCCAGAGGGCTGAGAGAAAGGGCCGCGGCGACCCGCTCCGATAGGTATTTCTCCAGAATCTCGATCGGAAGCGAGAAGAGCGCCTCCGGACTGTCGTAGCCCTCTCTGACCAGACGGGCGATGGCGGTTCGACTTAACCCCCTGATGCGTATTCGCGACAACGCCAGCCCTTGGGCGGTCACCCCTTGGAGGAGCCGCTCGGAAAGCTCGGAGAGGCTCCGGACCGTCTCCGGCGTCCAGCCGATCTCCCGGGCAAGGGCCGAGGCCGCCTCCGCCAGCCGGGAGAAGGCCTCGCCGATCCGCGAAATCGCGCCGGCATGGATGTCGTACGACTGTTCGATCTCGACAGTCGATCGGGAGGTGATCCATTCCCGGAGAATCAGCGCTTTTTTGACGGCGCGCGCTTCCTCCGCTTCGCTCGGCCGCACGGCGTCGGAGCGTGGCTGAAAAATGCTCTTCCCCCCTTCCTGTTGATGCGCAATTTCTTTCCGGAGGAGGGTCGGGTAATTCCTGGCCCGGCGCTCCCGGTAGGGGAGGGGAACGTAGATCCGCTTTGCATCTTCGGTGAGGGCGAGCGCGTAGAGTATCTCGATCTCGGTCAGGCGGCTCGGATCGGTTGCCTTTATCCAACGGCTGATTTCAACGGCGGTCGCGAGCCGGATTCCTTTCAGCACGGTGATCTTCCCCTGTTCGGTCGCGACAACACGATCCTCTCCGACCGCTTGAAGGGCTCCCTGGTTTTGGCACTTCTCGACGGCCGATTCGATCAGCGGTTCGAGACCGTCCGTTTTTTCTCCCCACCTTCGTTGAGCGGTGTACGTCGACTTGAGAAACCCCGCCAGCTCCTTTGACGTTGCCGCTTCGCCGGAGGCAACCAGGTTCAGGAGGATTTCTTCTATCTCCTCCATTCGGAGGGCCGGTTCCAGCGGCTCGATCATCCCGGCGATATATTGATCCATCCAGACTTTTTTTCTGAACGAAGAATGGGTCACCAGGATCGCCCGGCCGAAATCGCCGATGTAGCCGTAACGCCCTCCCCGGCCGGCCATGTTCTCATGGAGGGAGCGGGGAAGCGGCCGGGTGTCGGTCCCGTGATAACGCCGGAAGTAATGCCACTGGCGGGATTCGATCAGGACATTTTTCGCCGGGCAGTTGATCCCCATCGCCAAGGTGCTTGTCGAAGCGAGGATGCGGATCGCCCCCATCCGAAAGTGGCGCTCGATCACCTGCCGCTGCTCCAGGGGAAGATCGGCATGATGGATTCCGATCCCTTTTCGAAGGAGCCGGATGAGGAAGTCGCGGGCCGTGGTCTCTTCCAACGCCAGTAGCTCCTCAACCGCCTCCTCGGCGGGGGCAAGGCCGACCTGCTCGCCGATTTTGACGGCGACTCTCTCCACCGTCGGCTTGTCTTTGAGAAAGAGCAAGGTCGACTCTTCCCGCTCCCCGCCGAGAAAAGAGGCGAGGGGAACCATCAGATCGATCTCTTCCTCCCCCCGCATTTCTTTCCAGAGCTCTTCTCCTTCTTTGCCGCTGTTGTGTTCCCGATAGGAAAAAATCCCGCGGCAGAAAATTCCTTTCCGCAGTTCAACCGGCCGCTTCTCCTCGATTAAAAGATCGGCCTGAAGCCAGCGGGCCAGCGCCTCTCCCTCGCCGAGGACCGCCGAGAGCCCCAGAAATTGCGGCCGGACCCGTGCGTGAAGGAGCTTGGTCAGCAGCAGCTCGATCGTGGGGCCCCGCTCTTCGTCCGCGATCATCTGCAACTCGTCGAGGATCACCACGCCGACCTCCTCCAGCAGACACGGACGGGTCACCAGGAGCGATTGAAGTTTTTCATAAACAACGATCGCGATATCGAAACCCTTCGACAGAATCGCCGCGTCCCACTCCCGATGATCGCGCGTGGAGATCGCCGTGACAATGCCGAGGGATCGGTACGCCTCCCGGAATTGAGCGAACTTTTCCTCGGCGAGCGACTTGGTGGGGACCAGATAGAAGACCCGTTTC contains:
- a CDS encoding DEAD/DEAH box helicase; the protein is MKMRFLEKVGIDTDVIPIWEKRYGPELLPVQEKAIQHTSLLQGGNLVVFAPTTSGKTFIAEILSIFAIRKGKRVFYLVPTKSLAEEKFAQFREAYRSLGIVTAISTRDHREWDAAILSKGFDIAIVVYEKLQSLLVTRPCLLEEVGVVILDELQMIADEERGPTIELLLTKLLHARVRPQFLGLSAVLGEGEALARWLQADLLIEEKRPVELRKGIFCRGIFSYREHNSGKEGEELWKEMRGEEEIDLMVPLASFLGGEREESTLLFLKDKPTVERVAVKIGEQVGLAPAEEAVEELLALEETTARDFLIRLLRKGIGIHHADLPLEQRQVIERHFRMGAIRILASTSTLAMGINCPAKNVLIESRQWHYFRRYHGTDTRPLPRSLHENMAGRGGRYGYIGDFGRAILVTHSSFRKKVWMDQYIAGMIEPLEPALRMEEIEEILLNLVASGEAATSKELAGFLKSTYTAQRRWGEKTDGLEPLIESAVEKCQNQGALQAVGEDRVVATEQGKITVLKGIRLATAVEISRWIKATDPSRLTEIEILYALALTEDAKRIYVPLPYRERRARNYPTLLRKEIAHQQEGGKSIFQPRSDAVRPSEAEEARAVKKALILREWITSRSTVEIEQSYDIHAGAISRIGEAFSRLAEAASALAREIGWTPETVRSLSELSERLLQGVTAQGLALSRIRIRGLSRTAIARLVREGYDSPEALFSLPIEILEKYLSERVAAALSLSPLENDPIQQEIPDFHRQRDHAREPSPGYPRRSEASPVLSIDLDQQLITYKEIRVELSSYPFKLLAALARTPGRVVNKVTLYDALYGSAEKEDEDDRPYERQLADHKRKILAQIRKAVGNQKKRVILSEEIENLIAVRRGVGYTLNLNHTEVSIHKEAALQ